Within Stella humosa, the genomic segment GAAGGCCGCGACCGGCACGCCCGACGCCAGCGCCTCCAGCATCACCAGCCCGAACGTGTCGGTCCGGCTGGGAAAGACGAACACGTCGGCGGCCCGGAAATGATGGGCCAGATCCGGGCCACTGCGCGAGCCCACGAAGACCGCGCCAGGGTGGCGGGCGGCCAGCACCGCGCGCTGCGGGCCGCAGCCGACCACAACCTTGGTCCCCGGCAGGTCGAGGACGAGGAACGCTTCCAGGTTCTTCTCCACCGCCACGCGCCCGACATTGAGGAAGATGGGCCGCGGCAGATCGTAGAGGTCCTTCGGCCCCGGCCGGAAGAGGGTCGTGTCGACCCCGCGCGACCAGCGGCGCAGGTTGCGGAAGCCGCGGCCGGCCAGTTCGCCCATCAGGCTGTCGGTCGCCACCATCACCCTTGCCGCCGGGGCGTGGAAGCGACGCATCCAGCCATGCAGCCAGGCCGCCGGCACACCCGTTCGGGCGGCGACATAGTCGGGAAAGCGCGTGTGAAAGGCGGTGGTGAAGGCCAGGCGGCGGCGGCGGCAATAGGCCCGGGCCGCCATTCCGAGCGGACCCTCGGTGGCGATGTGGATGGCGTCGGGTGCGGCATCGTCCAGCCGCCGCCCCATGCCACGTCCGGGCAGCAGGGCCAGGCGAATCTCTCTATAGCCCGGGCAGGGGACGGTGGAGAAGGCGTCGGGCGCGATCACGGTCACGGAATGGCCGCGCCGCTCGAGCTCGTCCTTCAGCGTCGTCAGGGTGCGTACGACGCCATTCACCTGCGGGTGCCAGGCGTCGCTGACGATGGCGAGGTTCACGTCCCGGCCCCGTCCTGCGGACCCGCATGCGCCAGGGTCATGGCCGGCCGCATCGGATCGAGCGCGCGGAGCTGCATCCAGTCGACGATCTCCAGCCGGCCGTCCAGATGCTCCACCAGCGCGGTACAGCTTTCGACCCAGTCCCCGTCGTTGCAATAGAGGACGCCGTCGATCATCCGCATCTCGGCCTTGTGGATATGGCCGCACACCACCCCGTCGACATGGCGTCGGCGGGCCTCGTCGGCGACCGCCTGCTCGAAGCGGCCGACATACTCCACCGCGTTCTTCACCCGCTGCTTCACATAGGCGGACAGCGACCAGTACGAGAAGCCGAGGTGGCGGCGGACGACGTTGAAGTGGTGGTTGACCGCCATCAGCAGGTCGTAGCCGGCATCCCCCACCAGGGCCAGCCAGCGGGCATGGCGCACGACCGCATCGAAGCGGTCGCCATGGAGCACCAGCAGCCGGCGCCCGTCGGCCGTCTCGTGCACCAGCTCGTCGACGACCAGGATGCCGCCGAACTGCAACTCCAGGAAATGCCGGAACATCTCGTCGTGGTTGCCCGGCAGGTAGACGACGTTGGTGCCCTTGCGGGCCTTGCGCAGCAGCTTCTGGACGACGTCGTTGTGGCTCTGGTGCCAGTACCAGGACCGCTTGAGCCGCCAGCCATCGACGATGTCGCCCACGAGATAGAGGTTCTCGGATTCGCTGTGGCGCAGGAAATCGAGCAGGAACTCTGCCTTGCAGCCCCGCGTGCCGAGATGGACGTCGGAGATCCAGATCGTCCGGTACTGCCGCACCATCGGCATGTGCGTCATGCCGTCCACCCCGGTAAGGAAGAAGGGATCGCTCGGGCGCCATCCCTACCAAGTTCCCGTTACGGTTCGGCGTCGCCACCCGGTCGCGGGCGCCGGGCGATCATGCTATGCGGCGGGGCATGGAAAAGACCGGCGGACATTTCCTGGCCGCGATTCGCCGCCGCGACGATGTGGAGCGGCCGGACGCCTTCCCCTGGACCCTGCCGCTGGCGACGACGCTGGAAGAACTGCATTTCCCGGCAGCCGTAACCTTCCTGGTCGGCGAGAACGGCTGCGGCAAGTCGACCCTGCTCGAGGGGCTGGCGGCGGGCATGCAGGCGGTTGCCGCCGGCAGCGCCGACATCGCGCGCGACCCCTCGCTGGCGGCCGCGCGCAGCTTTGCCCGCGGTTTCCGCTTCATCCGCCGGCGCCATGCGCGCACGCGGCTGTTCCTCAGGGCCGAGGATGTCATGGGCTATGGCCGCCGCCTGTCGGGCGAGGCCGCCGAACTGGACGCGATCGCCGGCGAGCTGATGGCGACGCTGCCGGAAGGGATCGGCCGCACGCGCGCCGTCGGCCTTGCGCGGGCGCAGCGCGCGGCCCTGACCACACGCTATGGCGAGAACCCGGACGGTCGCTCGCACGGCGAGACCTTCCTGGCCCTGTTGCAGACGCGGCTGGTGCCGAACGGCCTCTATTTCCTGGACGAGCCGGAGACGCCGCTGTCGCCCGCGCGCGTCCTGGCCCTGATGGCCCTGCTGAAGGACCGGGTGGCGGCGGGTTGCCAGTTCGTCATTGCCACCCACTCGCCGATCCTGATGGCACTGCCCGGGGCCGCCATCCTGCTGATCGAGGCGGACCGCATCGAACCCGTCGCCTATGACGAGGTCGAGCATGTCCGCCTGACCCGGGCGTTCCTGGCCGAGCCGGAACGCTTCCTGCGCCGCCTATAGAAGCGGCCGGGTCAGCGCCCGGCGATGGTCATCTCCGGCACCAGGACGGTGGGGGCGTTGGTGCCATAGCGGAACTCCAGGTCGCTGGCGGGCACCAGCGTGGCGAACATGTCCTTGAGGTTGCCGGCGATGGTGACCTCGCTGACGGGATAGGCGATCTCGCCATCCTCGATCCAGAAGCCGGACGCGCCGCGGCTGTAGTCGCCGGTGACGCCGTTGACGCCGAAGCCCATCAGCCCGGTGACGTAGAGACCGCGCCCGGCCCGCTTCAGCAGTTCGGCCGGGCTGGCTTCGCCTGGTGCGAGGTAAAGGTTGGTCGTCGTCGGCGAGGGCGGGCCGCCGGTCCCCCGGGACGCATTGCCGGTCGATTGCAGACCGAGCTGGCGGGCCGTGACCAGGTCGAGGACCCAGGTCCGCAGGACGCCGTCCTCGACCAGCGCGCGCCGGGCCGCCGGTAGCCCCTCGCCATCGAAGGGCCGCGAACGCAGGCCCCGGGCGCGCAAGGGGTCGTCGATCACCGAGACGCCGGGGGCGAAGACAGCGCTGCCCATGCGGTCCTTGAGGAAGCTGG encodes:
- a CDS encoding UDP-2,3-diacylglucosamine diphosphatase; protein product: MTHMPMVRQYRTIWISDVHLGTRGCKAEFLLDFLRHSESENLYLVGDIVDGWRLKRSWYWHQSHNDVVQKLLRKARKGTNVVYLPGNHDEMFRHFLELQFGGILVVDELVHETADGRRLLVLHGDRFDAVVRHARWLALVGDAGYDLLMAVNHHFNVVRRHLGFSYWSLSAYVKQRVKNAVEYVGRFEQAVADEARRRHVDGVVCGHIHKAEMRMIDGVLYCNDGDWVESCTALVEHLDGRLEIVDWMQLRALDPMRPAMTLAHAGPQDGAGT
- a CDS encoding glycosyltransferase family 4 protein translates to MNLAIVSDAWHPQVNGVVRTLTTLKDELERRGHSVTVIAPDAFSTVPCPGYREIRLALLPGRGMGRRLDDAAPDAIHIATEGPLGMAARAYCRRRRLAFTTAFHTRFPDYVAARTGVPAAWLHGWMRRFHAPAARVMVATDSLMGELAGRGFRNLRRWSRGVDTTLFRPGPKDLYDLPRPIFLNVGRVAVEKNLEAFLVLDLPGTKVVVGCGPQRAVLAARHPGAVFVGSRSGPDLAHHFRAADVFVFPSRTDTFGLVMLEALASGVPVAAFPVPGPVDVVGGSTAGILSEDLGRAARAALNIPAGRCRAHAEGFSWARSADQFLDNLVPAR
- a CDS encoding AAA family ATPase; the encoded protein is MEKTGGHFLAAIRRRDDVERPDAFPWTLPLATTLEELHFPAAVTFLVGENGCGKSTLLEGLAAGMQAVAAGSADIARDPSLAAARSFARGFRFIRRRHARTRLFLRAEDVMGYGRRLSGEAAELDAIAGELMATLPEGIGRTRAVGLARAQRAALTTRYGENPDGRSHGETFLALLQTRLVPNGLYFLDEPETPLSPARVLALMALLKDRVAAGCQFVIATHSPILMALPGAAILLIEADRIEPVAYDEVEHVRLTRAFLAEPERFLRRL